In Mytilus edulis chromosome 3, xbMytEdul2.2, whole genome shotgun sequence, the genomic window GAGGTTTAACTGTACATCATCCCTGTTTTTTAAAATAGCAAATAGCAAATAGTATTATTTTAACAGCAGTTTACAAGGGTTCCAACAACTTCCATGCAAAGTTAATTGACCCCTGATAAATTTTACCATTTCTAAGGTTTATTAGTGTTATGTTGCCTCCAACATGATAACGCCGTGTTTAAACATCCATGATACATTTGAGCATAACTGGGGAATTAAAATTCAGAAAAGCGGCCGCACGATTTGTATAAAGTGTTCTTTAAATTTCAACTGGTAATATctgtgtttatttatttcatttgaattataaaattgagaatggaaatggggaatgtgccaaagagacaacaacccgaccatagagaagacaacagcagaaggttaccaacaggtcttcaatgcaacgagaaattctcgcacccggaggcgtccttcagctggcccctaaacaattatctactggttcagtgataatgaacaccatactaaactccaaattgtacacaagaaactaaaagtttaaataatacaagactaacaaaggccagaggctcctgacttgggacaggcacaaaaatgcggcggggtatGCACACTACTGCTAGATAAACAGACTGTTTTGAACtaactttataattattttatatgtttatgatgCATTTGCAAGCCAATTGTACACAATTTTACATATATTAATCATAGTTCAATATaacagcaaaaaaaataaaataataaccaaacaaaaataaataaaaagataatactGTAGGCAGCGGTGGAATTGCTACTATTAGTTTACTTTACTTGACATACAAGAgccttaattttttttacaagattGTTTTATGTAAATGATTCTTGCAAACAGCCAATATTGAAATCAGTTCAATTATTCTAACTTTGTAGTATGGCTGTTAATGTGGATGATCAAAATAATATACTGATTTTACTTGCGCCTGAAAAACAAATCAGTTAAAAATAGCAAAGTTGTGTAAAAATTAAGTTTGAGAAAAAAGTTTACAGGatatcaaatatatcaataatTTTTTGCTAATTTTGCATTGGTTTTCCTTTATTTTTGCTGAGCATGACACCtaagacaaaaataaatagtcTTACCTTATAATGTAATTCCTACAATCTTCACACAACTTTCAAAATTCAACTTTAGATATTCAGGCGTAAAAAAGCAGCAGGCAGATAGATAGCAACGTTCTAATCTGATACAAGTGTCGAGAAGACCGCGGGACCGGCAACGTATCGGAAGTCATATTGTATCTAAGGTCGACGTCACACGGCGACGTCTCCTTATCTTCTCTTAGTAACTAGTAAACATCAAACTACAAAGCTGTTGTGTATTTTATCAGAGTTATATTATAAGATATCGTCCCCacatttatggtgccgtgacTAATGGAACTACAAAAGCTTAAATCAAGAAGAACGGGCAATCGTAGTGCCGTTACCAGACTTTTACGAAAATTTGCCGACGCAAAAGAAAGTTCTGAATTCGACAGAGAGGAGCTGTTAGCCACATACGAAAATCTACAACAGAAGAAGAAGTTACTCGACACACTGAATGAACAAATTGAGAACGCATCGGAAACAGAGGATATAGAGACAGAAATCGTAGACACAGATGAGTATACTACAAATTTTGTTACTAAACTGAGACATTTTAAGATATTCATAGATAAAACTTCACAACCTATTTCCAATCAACCATCACATTCGTCTTATCAAGTTTTAAATGTAGACAGCCCACCGTTCATCCCTACTAGTTCACCCGAAATTGCACAGACAAGTTATGCCGCCCCGTCATTGCCACAGTCAAATGATGCCGCTCGAATTTTAACAGAGACAAGCCAAATTGCCACATCAATTCCCACGTCAAGCTATACTGTCCCGTCCGCTATATCCAGCAATCACCGTTTGCCAAAATTAACTTTACCTACATTTAATGGCAATATATTAGAATGGCCGAGCTTTTGGGATTCTTATGAATCGGCAGTTCATTACAACCCAACATTGACAGATGttcaaaagtttaattatttgaAGGCCCAATTAGAAAACGAAGCCGCTCAGACAATTGCCGGTTTTTCTCTAACTAACGCTAACTATGCCGAAGCCGTAAATGTTCTGATAGAGAGATTTGGACAGACTCATAAAATAACACAAGCACACCTACAAGCACTGCTTGATATTACGCCACCCCGAAATGACCTCATAAGCCTGAGAATGTTTTATGACAAAATGGAGAGTTTAGTTAGAGGACTTGAATCGCTTGGACAGACACAGGACTCATACGGTAATTTATTAGTCCCGATTATAATCAACAAACTGCCAGGAGAAATTAGAAAGCATCTCGCGCGGGAGCATGGTACGACAAGTTGGCTATTACGAGATCTTAGAAGAAGTATACACAAAGAGATACAAATCATGGAAGCCGGACAAGTTACACAGACAGAAAGTGATATTTCGTATTCTACCCTTTTTGCCGGTGCTAACTCACAAAGAAAACACAACGCAAGTACTAGAAATGATAATCAGCATTTAACAGAAAAGCCGTGCATTTTCTGCAAAGATATTCATTCGCCTGCCAACTGCCAGAAAGTACGAGATTTAGATGAACGCATCGCTATTGTTAAACGTAACAATTTATGCTTCAACTGCCTCGGTACACATCATATCAAAGAATGTAAATCGAAAAGCTCATGTCGTAACTGTGGTAAACGACACCACACTAGTTTATGTAATGAAGCTGGACAAACCGCGAACCCCGACCAGAGAAGTGAAAACCGTTTCACTGACACGAAAGATTCCGCTCACAGTTGTACGAACGAAAGTACGACATCTACACCGACTGTAGTAAATCTCGTGAAGGATACCGAGATACAAGAAGACTCAACAATATTACACTCGTCAGCACAATTTCACTCAAATGTATTGTTGAAAACTGCCGTGGCCCCCGTTTGGTCAGTTCATAATTGCACAGATACGAATATTTTGTTTGATGAAGGCGCTCAAAGGTCTTTTGTAACGGAGAGTCTTGCGCGAGAATTAAACCTGCAGCGAGAAGGATCCGAAAAGATTCAACTCTCATCATTTGGAGAAACCAACACTAATGCTAGGCGACTCGATAAAGCCACAGTTTATGTTGAAACTGAAACTGGACATAAAATCCCAATACATGCATTAATCGTTCCAATGATAGCTACGCCGTTACAGAACCACATTCGTTACATTGACAGGAACAATAACTATTTGAAAGGACTAAAGCTCGCACTTCCAGTTACGCAACAGGATACATTCGAAATTTCACTATTAATTGGAGCCGATTTTTATTGGGAAATAGTTGAAGATAAAGTTGTACGCGGAAACGGACCCACCGCAGTCAAATCGAAATTAGGGTACTTACTTTCTGGACCGTTAAATTCAGAAAAATCACAGCTATCAACAGTGTCAAGTATTTCCAATGTACTTATTTCACATCAAACAGAGGAACACAACTTAGAAGCGTTTAGGAAGATTGAAGCTCGAGAAGTAGAATTTCAACAAGTACACGACGACAAAGAGAACTATATAAGAACTTCAATTGAGTTTCGCGACAACCAAGATTATGCaaagttaccatggaaacacgACAACGATTAAAGAGAACATTAAACTTGTTTTATGGACTTTTGAAATAAAGTGATCaagcatatttatttaaaaatgtgttaagcGATGAATATGGACTGTAATGCGAATTTGTTTTATGAACTACGTTAGTTCAACTGTGAAAGAactgtgaattttttattttcaaagactttaatcttaatttaatgttattcatatattgtatttcaattttcttttctacGTAAAGTAAATTTTTTGAGGCCCCGAGAATGTCGAGAAGACCGCGGGACCGGCAACGTATCGGAAGTCATATTGTATCTAAGGTCGACGTCACACGGCGACGTCTCCTTATCTTCTCTTAGTAACTAGTAAACATCAAACTACAAAGCTGTTGTGTATTTTATCAGAGTTATATTATAAGATATCGTCCCCACAACAAGGTTGCCAGAGAGGTTTATGACGTGTTGACGTTAGATATCATGTGGGAACGTTTGCGTTAACTGATTGGTGCTGcataactgatttttatagttttttttcttctacatttaaaacatttctaataGCCAAATCCCATTCCGTGTCAGctgtttcaatatatatataaacatgttatttataaaattgagaaaggaaatggtgaatgtgtcaaagcgacaacaacccgaccatagagcagacaacagccgaaggccacaataggtcttcaatgtagcgagaagttcccgcacccgtaggtgttattcagctggcccctaaaaaatatgtatactagtacagtgataatggacgtcatactaaactccgaattatacacaagaaactgaaattaaaaatcatacaagacaggAGGATTTTAAAaacttgataatcacaaaaataaatggtttgttctgtggtagtttgaaaataaattacctgacttgctatgtattgaaaataaataaatcagcaGGTCTAATctaaagtatgagatggcaccagattcttcataaattcatcttttttcccaaaaaaaatcgggaaacacttcccaaattttttaataacaaaagtataaatattatataaatatacttgaaatgtctgaaaattggtttcatttaacttgaggtatattgtcttaGGAAACCTTACcccacttttattttaacagggccgtaactatatgtaggaaatttcaaaaccaaatgcttgtctccatatcaaatttaTTGTGTTCACGGACTTGCAAGAcgaaagttctgttttccctcagacttatagccctgatttttcgggatcaatgtttctaatttatttgtcttttgttcatcgattgcccttctgtattctgttagtgttgcattccttttgtaatctagtaattttgttatgaacttgaatCTATGATCATGAGTTtaccatttttgctttatcatgcacattggtcttttgatgttgttcctagaaacttcagtcttacacagaatttatacattttgctttgagaccaaaaaattattaaaacaaaccttcattttcagattatgaaagggtcttcggaacacccagaaaggatgattttgcatcatttgttctatagcttcttgggccttcagtgacTCCAaaacccttttaaaaaaaaatttcctcgctccgctcggcgtaGTATGTTTGCCAATACATTTTAAAAGTGCCTAGttataacaaaactttaatactatgtatgtatgcaatacatgtatatgaagctGGAAATTTAAAAGATTCATTTGTGCAAAGGGGGATGGTTAATCTAATTAAATGGTACATGACTTaactatactatatatattatttataataaacaaatcatttaaaaattgtgttaTAGAATATCAACTAGAAGCTCTCaagagcctatgtcgctcaccttggtctatgtgcatattaaaaaattgacacggataaattcatgacataattgtgttttggtgatggtgatgtgtttgtagatcttactttactgaacattcttgttgctacaattatctctatctataatgaacttggcccagtaattacagtggaaaatattttctaaaaatttacaaaaatttatgaaaaatgctaaaaattaactataaaaggcaataactccttaaggggtcaattgactattttggtcatgaaacttatttgtagatcttgttttgctgaacattattgctgtttacaggttatctctatttataatagtattcaagataataaccaaaaacagcaaaatttccttaaaattaccaatttaggggcagcaaaccaacaacgggttgtccgattca contains:
- the LOC139515165 gene encoding uncharacterized protein, with amino-acid sequence MELQKLKSRRTGNRSAVTRLLRKFADAKESSEFDREELLATYENLQQKKKLLDTLNEQIENASETEDIETEIVDTDEYTTNFVTKLRHFKIFIDKTSQPISNQPSHSSYQVLNVDSPPFIPTSSPEIAQTSYAAPSLPQSNDAARILTETSQIATSIPTSSYTVPSAISSNHRLPKLTLPTFNGNILEWPSFWDSYESAVHYNPTLTDVQKFNYLKAQLENEAAQTIAGFSLTNANYAEAVNVLIERFGQTHKITQAHLQALLDITPPRNDLISLRMFYDKMESLVRGLESLGQTQDSYGNLLVPIIINKLPGEIRKHLAREHGTTSWLLRDLRRSIHKEIQIMEAGQVTQTESDISYSTLFAGANSQRKHNASTRNDNQHLTEKPCIFCKDIHSPANCQKVRDLDERIAIVKRNNLCFNCLGTHHIKECKSKSSCRNCGKRHHTSLCNEAGQTANPDQRSENRFTDTKDSAHSCTNESTTSTPTVVNLVKDTEIQEDSTILHSSAQFHSNVLLKTAVAPVWSVHNCTDTNILFDEGAQRSFVTESLARELNLQREGSEKIQLSSFGETNTNARRLDKATVYVETETGHKIPIHALIVPMIATPLQNHIRYIDRNNNYLKGLKLALPVTQQDTFEISLLIGADFYWEIVEDKVVRGNGPTAVKSKLGYLLSGPLNSEKSQLSTVSSISNVLISHQTEEHNLEAFRKIEAREVEFQQVHDDKENYIRTSIEFRDNQDYAKLPWKHDND